DNA sequence from the Streptomyces sp. NBC_01497 genome:
GGCCGAACATCGCGGACAGGCCGAGCGGCATGCCACCGGGCACCGGCAGCCGGCGGCAGCTGCCGTCGGTGTCGCGCAGCAGCGGGTCGACGTGCCCGGCCCGCACGAGCTGGACGACGCCGGTGGTGAGGTCGGCCTCGGCGTAGGCGCAGGTGGCGAAGCGGTCCGTGTCGAGTTCGTGCAGGAACACCGAGGCGCGGGCCATCACGGTGGCGGGCTCGTGGCCCTCGGCCGCGTACGCGCGCAGCACGATCCGCAGCTGGCCCATGACGGCCGCGGCATGCGTGTCGTGGCCCTGCACATCGCCGATGACCGCGCCGATCCGGCCGCCGGGCAACGGGATCACGTCGTACCAGTCGCCCCCGATGTCCCGTCCGAGCCGCGCGGAGCGGTACCGCACGGCGATCTGGGCACCGGGCACCTGCGGGATGCGGCGCGGCAGCATGGCCTGCTGCAGGCCCTCCGCCAGGTCGTGGTCCTGCTCGAACAGCATGGCCCGTTGGAGGCTCTGCGCGATGCTGCTGCCGAGCGCCACCAGCAGGTTGCGGTCCTCGGCGTTGAAGCCGCTCTTGTCGCTGTAGAGCAGGCCCAGTGCGCCGATGGGCCGGCCCTGGGCGATGAGCGGCAGGTAGGCGGCGGCGGTGATACCGAGCCCGTCGATGTGCTGCCACAGCTCCGGATAGCCGGCCGCGAAGTCCGCGGCGGAGTCGATGAAGCGCGGGCCGAGGGTCCGCACCGCCTCGCTCATGGGGTAACGCTCGTCGATCCTGGTGACGCGGGTGCCGGGCACGAACGAGCCCTCGGGCCCCTCCGCGACGAGGTGGATGCGGCCGGACTCCACGAGGCCCATGACGACACTGGACGCCCCGAGGTGTTCCAGGCCGTGCGACTCCTTGAGCACGTCGATGACGTCCTGCACGGTCCGCGCGTGGGCGAGCGCCGCCGTGGTGCCCTCCACCACGCTCGTCCGTACCCGGCGCGCATCGTCCAGTTCGAGGCGGGCCGCGGAGTCGGCGAGTTCCTGGGCGGCGTCGCGGACGATGCCGATGATGCGGTGGGGCAGTCCGTCGGGGCCCCGGCGGATGCTGCCCTGCGTGTGGGTCCAGCGCAGCGAGCCGTCACGCCGCCGGACCCGGAAGTAGGCGCCGTAGGCGTCGCGGCCGTCCTCGGCCGCGCGCGTGACGACGGCGCGCAGGCGGGCGCCTTCGTCCCCGGGCAGCCGCACCAGGAGCGACGCCGGCCTGTCGTCGTACTCGTCCCGGCGCAGATCGAAGACCCCGAGGGCCGGCTCGTCCATGTGCATCAGCCCGCTGTCGAGGTCCCAGTCGAACGTGCCCAGGCGATTGAGGGAGAGGCTGATGTCCGAGGGGGCCGGCCAGTCCTCGGGGAGCGACAGGGGACCTGCTGCCCTATCCACCATGGAGCCACTCTGTCATTGTTTGTCGCATTCTTCGACCCTGCGGAAACGGGCCGGCTCCGGCGCAGCGCAAGCGTGCGGGTCAGTCCCGGACCGGCGCCGGACCGGTCAGGACATCCGTGGCCTGCGGGGCGTCGGGGACCGGCGGGTCGCCGTCGGGCGTACCGGGCCCGTCCGGCGGGGGTGCGTCCCCTGCCGCCGCGGCCTGCCCTGACGGCAGCGGGGCGTCCGGGCCGCCGGTGGGCTCGTCGGTCGGGGCCGGCGGCACGGCCGGGCCGCTCGGCTCGGGCGCTGCGGTGCCGGTGGGCTCGGCACTGGGGCTGTCGGAGGGGGTGTCCGGCAGCGTCGGGTCGGGCGGTGTCACCTGCTGGGGGTCGAACAGGTCGGCGTCCGGGCTGTACGGCGGCAGGGAGGCGGGAATGCCGTCCTGGTCCCCGTCGGTACCCGTGGTGCGCTGCATCCAGGTGTTGTCGGCTCTGTTGACGATCGTCAGTGCG
Encoded proteins:
- a CDS encoding SpoIIE family protein phosphatase; translation: MVDRAAGPLSLPEDWPAPSDISLSLNRLGTFDWDLDSGLMHMDEPALGVFDLRRDEYDDRPASLLVRLPGDEGARLRAVVTRAAEDGRDAYGAYFRVRRRDGSLRWTHTQGSIRRGPDGLPHRIIGIVRDAAQELADSAARLELDDARRVRTSVVEGTTAALAHARTVQDVIDVLKESHGLEHLGASSVVMGLVESGRIHLVAEGPEGSFVPGTRVTRIDERYPMSEAVRTLGPRFIDSAADFAAGYPELWQHIDGLGITAAAYLPLIAQGRPIGALGLLYSDKSGFNAEDRNLLVALGSSIAQSLQRAMLFEQDHDLAEGLQQAMLPRRIPQVPGAQIAVRYRSARLGRDIGGDWYDVIPLPGGRIGAVIGDVQGHDTHAAAVMGQLRIVLRAYAAEGHEPATVMARASVFLHELDTDRFATCAYAEADLTTGVVQLVRAGHVDPLLRDTDGSCRRLPVPGGMPLGLSAMFGRLEYPVKTMELDPGQTLLMYTDGLVEAPGADLDDGLLELAELVRSGPHDLQVLADRLCEVVDERGGEDDVAVLLLRRRGAYVPQAGGRLQQRVPPRDPAALHSARQMIRAAVGAWGARERSDDIELAADELITNALMHTDDGAVVTVRVVSGAERRLRVEVEDRSSALPRRRELGEAGLSGRGLLLVDNLADGWGVESRGSGKSVWCEFVVPRGSVRAR